In the genome of Nomascus leucogenys isolate Asia chromosome 12, Asia_NLE_v1, whole genome shotgun sequence, the window ACACTGACCAGCAGAGAGCTGAAACAACTCCTCCAGAGAGAGTTTGGGGACTTTTTTCAGGTGAGCTGCTCACAGAGCTGTGTAAATTCTTTCCCACTCACCCTTTCTTTATAATCCAAGCAAGATGAGCATATATGATCCCCATCCATTTTACACCTAGCCAACAGTTCTCAGCACTCACTGTCTCTTGAACAACTATTTTCAGTCTCAGTTCCATACTCTGTGCAATTACTTAGAGAAAAAGAGGTTTTCGTCACTGGGATTATTGCTTCTGCAAAGCTGATTTCTGAAAGGAGTCATAAACCATTATGCATCAAAATGCAACTCACAAGTGTTGTAAATGCTCTTTCTCAGGCATAGCTCTCTGATGAAAAATGGCTTGCAGAACCAATAAGTTCTTGCTGTTCTGGGAAAGTTAACCAGTTACTGAGGAATGAGGTCAGAAAAATAGGATTCTTGGGAGACACGACACTTGATCACATATAAATAAGCTGATTTCTCACTGTGTTTTCATGCAGCCATGTGTCCTTCATGCTGTGGAAAAAAATTCGAATCTTCTGAATATTGACAGTAATGGCATCATCAGTTTTGATGAATTTGTTCTTGCAATCTTCAACTTGTTGAACCTCTGTTGTCATGACGTACAATCATTACTAAGTTCTGAACTAAGACAGGTGACTAAACCAGAGAAGGAGAAGCCAGATGATGTGGATCTTCAGGCAACCACCAGAGATGGTCAGTGGACAGCAGGAACTTCACCAACTCAAGAAGAGAGGATGCTTCCTTCAGGAATGGCATCATCATCTCAGCTCATCCCTGAAGAAAGTGGAGCAGCTGGAAATAACAGAGTGGACCCATGGAGAGAAGCCAAGACTCACAACTTTCTAGGAGAAGCATCTGAACACAATGACCCTAAGAACCAACACCTGGAAGGAGATGAACAAAGTCAGGAAGTGGCCCAAGATATACAAACAACAGAAGACAATGAAGGCCAACTTAAGACAAATAAGCCAACGGCAGGATCAAAACAGACCAGCAGTCCCACAAAGAGGAAGGGACAAGATAAGGAGATCTCCCGGGAGGGAGATGAACCAGCCAGAGAGCAAAGTGTTTCCAAAATAAGAGACCAGTTTGGAGAACAGGAAGGAAACTTGGGAACCCAAAGTTCACCATCAAAAGAAGCAACACAAAGACCATCTGAAGATCAGGAAGTTAGAACGGAAAAGCAAAAACACTCTAATACACAAGAACCACCCCTGCAAGGAGAAGGTGAGCCCAGTTCAGAGCATGCTGACCTGCCAGAACAAGCTGCTGCCAGGACACCATCTCAGACACAGAAATCAACTGATCCCAAAGATGTCTGTAGAACGTTTGACACTCAAGAATCAAGAAAGGATGCTGACCAGACACCAGCTGAGACAAAGAATTTGGGTGAACCTGAGGATTATTGCAGAACATCTGAGACCcaagaaaaagaatgtgaaacAAAGGGCCTGCCAGTCCAATATGGTAGCAGAAATGGTTCAGAAACATCTGACATGAGAGatgaaaggaaagagaggagaggtcCTGAGGCCCATGGAACAGCAGGGCAGAAAGAACGTGACAGAAAAACTCGGCCACTAGTCCTGGAAACCCAAACACAGGATGGGAAGTATCAGGAACTCCAAGGATTATCAAAATCAAAAGATGCTGAAAAAGGTTCTGAGACACAATATCTAAGCTCAGAAGGAGGAGATCAGACTCACCCTGAACTTGAAGGAACAGCAGTCTCAGGAGAAGAGGCAGAACACACCAAAGAAGGCACAGCAGAAGCATTTGTAAACAGCAAAAATGCACCTGCAGCAGAAAGGACAGTGGGGGCAAGAGAAAGAACACAAGATTTAGCACCACTTGAGAAGCAGTCTGCAGGAGAAAATACTAGGGTCACCAAGACTCATGACAAACCAGTTGAGGAGGAGGATAGTTACCAGGGGGAGGACCCTGAGTCACCATTCACACAGAGTGATGAGGGGTCTTCTGAAATTCCCAACAGCCTGGCTTCAGAGGAAGGCAACAGCAGCTCAGAGACAGGTGAACTGCCTGTGCAAGGGGACTCCCAGAGTCAAGGGGACCCACGTGGAGAGTCTGCACAAGGAGGTGACAATAATAACTCAGATACCCAGAGGCAGGGAACACCTGGTGAGAAAAACAGAGCTCTGGAGGCAGTGGTGCCAGCAGTCAGAGGAGAGGATGTACAGCTCACAGAGGACCAGGAACAGTCTGCCAGAGGAGAACGCAAGAATCAAGGCCCAGGGACCAAAGGCCCAGGTGCAGCTGTGGAGCCCAGTGGACACCCAGAAGCACAGGAATCAACAGCAGGAGATGAAAATAGAAAGTCCCTGGAAATAGAGCTCACAGGTGCCCTGGATGAAGACTTCACTGACCAGCTTTCCCTAATGCAGCTCCCTGGAAAGGGAAATAGCAGAAATGAATTAAAGGTCCAAGGCCCAAGtagcaaagaagagaaaggaagaacaaCAGAGGCCCAGAATACTCTGTTAAAAAGTCTAGGTGAGGACAATTCAGCCTCCCTCAAGATACAACTTGAAACAAAGAAACCTGTAACATCGGAGGAGGAAGATGAAAGTCCCCAAGAGCTGACAGGAGAAGGTGGTGACCAAAAAAGTCCAGCCAAGAAAGAGGACAATTCTTCAATCCCCTGGCCAAGTCTTGAAAAGCAGATGCAGAGAGACCAAGAGCCCTGTTCTGTGGAGAGGGGTGcagtccattccagtccactaTACCAGTACCTACAGGAGAAGATACTGCAGCAAACGAATGTAACCCAAGAGGAACACCAAAAGCAAATTCAGATAGCCCAGGCATCAGGCCCAGAGCTTTGCAGTGCATCCCTCAACAGTGAGATCTCAGATTGTTCTGTCTTTTTCAACTACAGCCAAGCATCACAACCATATACCAGGGGACTTCCACTTGATGAGAGTCCTGCTGGTGCACAGGAAACACCAGCTCCCCAGGCCTTGGAAGATAAGCAGGGTCACCCTCAGAGAGAGAGGCTGGTACCACAAAGGGAGGCAAGCACCACAAAGCAATGAATCATTATCATCTCAGTATGCCCCCGATTTCTCTCCCATCACCCTCAATACTCACGTGTACACATTCAGAGGCAGATTAACAATCTTTTAAATTCCCTTCCTAAATTTCtacaaaagcaaataataaagtaTTCAGCAGTGGGGGCCACCACTAAAGAAACATCTGAGCAAACAAATACAGTCAGTAAAACTCCTACCAAACAATGCTATTTCCAAGTGCCAAAATGGGCTTTGTCATGAGACAGTTTATCTCAATGTACCtgtcattaaaaatagaaaaattatttccatatcttTAGCAGGTGCCAGTTTTTCTAACTGATTCATTGAATTTAAAATAGAGCAGTAGGAAATTATGAGACTCTGCAATACTATCTCacaatcataaaatattaattcatatatataGATTACTCTGCTTCATGACATTTCCTAGAAGTATTTCAAGTTCATcctaaaattttatctttcaaaataattttagacaaCACCATAACTTAATTATGATTTTCTAGCACTTGATTAAAGTAAATTTATGACTCTGCTCATGTTCAGGTGCAGCTGAATCTATCGCCATGGATTCATTCTTTCAATTACTCATccaacaaatttttattaaatccTACTCCTTACACAAACTTTTCATAGCTTTTGGCTCAAATAAACAATCAGAATGATTAtgagagaaaacacaaatctaAAGTATGTTTGATTTTATAAGAAGCTCTTGTAACCAACCATCCAGTGAGTCTACTAAGTGTTTACATATATGATTTGATGAGGgtattaaattaaaattgataaTTAAACAACCTGATAATCAATTTCTTTTGTTGGTTCATTTATTTCCCCCTCATTCTCCATCTTGCCTTGGAGACActgatcaaaaacaaaaacaatcttagttatttgtgttttttcaaaAGACTATAATTAAAGTATGATGCTCTTCAAGCTTAGTCATGATccaggaaaggaataaaattgtTGTCATACAATGTTTCCTGAAGCCAAAAAGCAGTCCAATATTCCATCTCCCATTGCATTCTGCCTTTGAGGTTCAGTATTCTTCCACTTCAACCTTCATATTTTCCAGAGCCTAAAATCCAAGGGTATAACCTCTCCCTCCAATATTTCCAGCTCTTTTCATTCTACACTCAAACATGAATTATatccctgtctgaaaaaaatattactttaaatgaGCAAGAGACATGAGACAAttcataaaaaaatatatatatttcttttagctTGTCTATGCtctagtatatatatacacacacacacacacacatatatactacaCTAGAGCACAGACTACAGGAAAAAAtgatatacataattttttagtttataaaattatatgcataatttttagtttataaaatcatatacataatttttagcttataaaatatacataatttttagtttataaaattatatataattatatataattttagtataaataaatgtaaacacacTAGAGCATAAACTCATCATCCCTTTTGGCATGCAATGTAGCAATAGGTATCTGAgtccataaaaatgaaaaacttcataTTAATAAATTCACAAAAGAAGCTATACAGATGGCCAATAGACATCTGAAATCCTTACTAGAATTGAAGAAAATGTGAATGACAAAACAGGTCCAGTGGCAGTGGTGCTGGCAGTCAGAGGAAAGGATGCACAACTCACAGAGGAACAAGAACAGCCAAAAAGCAGAAACGTTTACCTATATGGTTTGCTGAGGGCATTAAATAAatgggcagtggctcatgcctataatcccagcactttgggaagccaaggcaggaggatcacttgagctcaggagtttgagaccagcctggacaacatagtgagacctaatctctaataaaatagaaaaagaaatcaaaattttctgtactaagcatattttattttcttaactgaaaaaattaaaaacttaatagcgactatttttaaacattctctTAGCATTCTAGCAATCAACCCTAATAGAATGGtgggcagaaagaagaaaagtttgctgaatatatatatacatgtttttgcCATCATCCTTCAAGAAGTATTCCTTTGAAGGTGATGTTGCCCTCCATCCAACAAGCCTAAAGACCTCCAGCTTCCACAGTTCTGGACATTGGGCATTGATGACTGTCTTTCATGAAATACTCCCTTCAGTGGTCTTTCCCCATCTCCCTAGTTAATTCCTCTCATCCAGTTCCCAAGACTGTGCGCCCTTTCCAAGGACTCTTCTTTTCCAAGGACTCGCGAGAACCCATGCTTAGTCCAATTTACTATTATCTCTTTCACACTGATGAGTCTCAATTCACCTTGTTCAAACCTGACTGTGCACTTCAATCCAGTCTCTACAAATGCTCACAGATATGACACCTCCTATTGTCAACCACTTCCAGACAAACTGGCTTCTCTTCTCAATTTCCTTCCTACTGTCATCCTCTCAATCTTCATTCTATCATGCTTCAAAGGCACAAACTTTGGAATCATCATTTGCCTTGTCTTATTCTTCATATCTAATCCACTCTGTTATCTCAATAGTTTTTCTTAAGTCTATATTCTAGATCCACCTTTCATTCTCCATTCCCTGTAGGACTTCATGTAACCTCCACCTAAAATGATATCTTTCCCTGAATGACCAATCCCGTTCATCTTATGGGATCTGATGCCAATGacactttattcattcattccaaattttcttttaaaaaaaaatccatgttagTGCCAGATATTAGGTGAAGCATTAGGGATACAGCAGTGTCCAAAACAAGTTAGCTCGTCATCTTGGAGGTTGTATTCTACTGAAGGAAGGGAGAgacaaacaataataaataaacaagacaATTCCAGGTAATAATGGAAGATAATGTGATAGAGAGGAGGCAGgggagcagggaggcagaggcaggtaggATGCAGCTCCAGAGTACTGCGTGAACCCTTCCTGATGCCCTGGCCAGAGCAGATCTTATCCTCCTCTGAACTCCATAGTCTTCATTTGTGCTATTTGAAAAAATCATtctttattgagttataattatTTGTGTGCTTGTCTAAGCTCTCTTTTTAGACTATAAACTCCTTGATGGCAAGGCTCACAACTTACGCATCTTGCTATTCTTCAGTAGCATGAAGTTTAGTGccaggtgtattttttttttttttttttttgagatggagttttgctctttttccccaggctggagtgcaatggcacaatatcagctcactacaacctccgccccccgggttcaagcgattctcctgcctcagcctcccaagtagctgggattacaggtgtctgccaccacacccagctaattttttgtgtttttagtagagacggggtttcaccatgttggccaggatggtcttcatctcttgacctcgtgatcaacctgcctcagcctccaaaactgctgggattacaggcgtgagccaccacacccagctgcgcCAGATGTATTCTACggtttcaataaatgtttgttgaatacatGAGTGAGTGCCTATATCATTGCAACAGCCTCTTCTTAGCTGTCCCCCTGCTTCCTGTCCAGTCCCCATTCAATCACTCATGAATTTTGCAAAACACTGTTTGCACCTTTTCACCTCCCTCTGTTCAAGACCTCTCAGTGACACTTTATGCTTTCCTATATGCTACATCAAGTTTAAACTGATCAGACTCTCTATAATCTACCTCTCTAATTATAATTTACCACTAGTTTCTGTAGAAATCTTTCAGAAGCCATAGATTGGTCATCTaattgtcttttaacttttaaccCTCACCTTAATCATTTAAATTCTATCCTATTAAGTTTACAGCGACACTGTTGGGAttgaattcactcattcattcattttatttgaacatatttattaagcactggtcatgtgccaggcaccatggtgTACACTGGACATGCCTGAGTGAATGGAACAGTCATGGTCCCTGCACTCATGTCCCTGCAGAAGAGAGGTGGTCTTAAGACAGAAAGTTCTGCAAAGAGCTATTCAAAGGCAAGTTGTTAGTAGTAGTATTACTTCCAGCTCCATGACTCTGCTCTTGTTGTCACCCTCtctgaaatgtttttttaatttcctctctACTTCTTCAGTTATACCTATCCTTCAAGTCCTAGACTAAATCTGACCTCCACTAGAAAGCTTACACTGATCTTTTAACTATTATATCATTCATAGCCTGCATCATCCAGATTAATACTTTAATATTTACTGGCTAATATTAGTCACTAATTGTTCTCAGCATTATTTCCCCAAACAAGTAGATACAAGCCACTGAAGAGAAGGAATAATTTTTATACCCTAATACCCCAAGTGTCCTTGAGTAAATTACTTACTTCTGTGACCTCAGTATCTGcctatataaaatgttattataacTCACAGTTATTgtgaagaattaaaaagaaatagagctAGTATGCAGAGCATACAAAGTATGCCTATAAGTCAATGAGTAAAAGGCaatctcttttcttaaaaaaaaaaaaaggaaaagacacaaaagaagatatttttaaagccaataaAAAAGATACTGGCTCAACCTCATCAGATATCAGATAATTGCAAATTAAATCATGTTGAGAACCACTCATACCTATCAAATGTCTGAAATTTACAAGCAATAATGTCAAGTGTGTGCAAAGATGTAATGCAATTAGAACTCACACTAGTAGTAGGAGAATAAATTGATATAATAATCATTTAGGAGAACTGTAGGGCAATATCTCTAAAGCTAAACATATGCAAACTCCATAACTAAGTAACTCCAGCCCAGGCAGATAACCCAACAGAAATGCACCAAAAGACATGTTGaaaaatattcattgcagcatgtTTTGTTACACCCCAAAGGAGAAGACAATCCAAAGATCTATTAACTGAAAATGGACAACAGCAAATTGTGCTATATTCATACGATGCACTATTATACAGCAATGAGACTGAAAGAATTAAACCCATATGCCACAACATAGAAGAATTTCACAAGCATAATGTTGACAAaattaagccagacacaaaagcctTCATACTGAGTGGCTGcatttacataaagttcaaaaCCAACAATCAAAAAAACCCTAATCTATGGCATTAGAAGTCAGGATAATGGTACCACTAGGGAGGAGGCAGGGGGTAGAACATGGGGACTTTCAGAGTCCTGattaatgttctatttcttgatttggGCAGTGGTTACATGGAAGTGTTTACTTTGTAATAATTCATTGTTATACACTTATAATCTGAATATTCTTCAACAAGAAAATGTGTTTAAAGAGAATAAGTGGAACAATACATATGAAAGTGCCCAGCAAACCACCTGGCATTAGTGGATGCTTAATATGTATCTGTTTACTATTTAACATTGAACCAGGAATAGTACCAAATATGAGAGACACTTTATTCATCTATTAACTTAACAATTGACCACCTACTAAACTATGCATACAGGGTATATGgtgattaacaaaatagacaatTCATAATAGCTTTCACCGAGTTACATATTGAAGTCAGATCCTTAATTTTTTTATGCCCATTGAATAAAACCTCCTCATTCATGTGCTCAATTTTTGccaaaactataagaaatacaCATGTGAAACTCACCACTTCTTTGGCTGTCAAAATGCTGTTGAGAACTTTGTGCATTTTATCATGCGGTACCCACCTTTATAAAGTCCCCATGAGATATTCTTTTTAGAATTCAGTCCTGAGAAATTCTCTCTTTTGCCACAAAAAGCGTACATAGTTATCTTACTTTCTGATTGTGAAGGCCATATAACTGATGGTGTTTTCCTTTGGGAATTGCTGTCAGAAATCCCTGAGCCAAGACTGAAGAGTAATAACAGCAATTGTGTTGACCCTCATGGTTGACaaatttgaattttcctttttcctagttcgaattttccactttttttaTTTAACCACTTTACTGTGTATGATAAGCTGCTTCAAATCTATATGAAGAGGCTGTAAATAAATAACactaaaaagggaaaattaagtCTCTCTCAAAGACTACTTTATAAGTAGTGGATAAAGACATACTTTGGTTTATATACAGTGATATATGATTCTAGTTTTACAACCACTCTTAATGCCAGGAATATGTTTGTCAGAATCTAGGTTAGGAAGGTGGAAGAAAGAGCCACGGACATTCAGGCACCAGTCAAAAATATCTCACCCTGCAAGGAGAACCCAGAATTTTACATAAGGACCCAAATGCAGCTTCCAACAGCCACATCCACTCTGTCCTTAGAGTCAATTTGACCTCATCAGGATTTGCCATCACTAATCAATCAGTCAATAAGCAGTTAACGACCACACACTGCGACTCCCCTATTGGCaacctttaattcttttttggaaCAATAAACAGATAATCACTAATGGAACCCAGACCCATTTCAAGTGTTAAGTAGTtaagaagaagaacaaaatttGATCTCTACCCCCAAGTAGCTCACAATATAATTAAGACAAGACCTGCTCATGAAACAACTGAAGAGTGCACAGCTCAGGGCATGTATAAAGCTTCATCATCCAACTCCTGCCAAATGCCTCAGTGCAGGCCTGGCTGGGCATGGCACCCATAATCAGTGTAGAAACGTTTTTTCAGGGGGGCAAAATATAGTAGTTAgagttgttgatttgtttttcaacaaatatttactacatGGCTACCACCTGGTAAGCAATTTCTAGGTGTTGGGAATAAAGTGGTGAACAAAGCAGACCAAGTTCCTGCCCTCATGTTTCTACATCCTAatggggaaaatagaaaataaacagataGACAAACAACTGTATACTAACTCATGTGGGATAAATGTTAGGGAGAGTAAAAAGCAGAATAGGAGGGTAGGGAGGGAGTCAGGGGAAGTGAGAGTGTTGCTGTTTAAGAGAGGATGGTCAGATGACACCTGAACAGAGACCTGCAGAAGGTGAGGAAGGAAACCATGCACTTCAGAAAAGAGCACTTCAACAGAGGAAACTAAGGCCTGGAGATGGGCATGCCTAGCACATTCAAGGAACAACAAGGATGATGGTATGGTAGGAATGTCGTGAGCAATGATGGTGACAGTGGGAGAAGAGGAGGTCCGCGAAGTGTGGACCCAACCAAGTcaccagggaaggcttccaggagaAGATGGAGCTTGGCTAGCAGGGATGGACCTGGTTCCTCTCAGGCCAAAAGGAACACCATTAACAAAGgcatggaggcaggcaagaggGTGTGGTGCCCAGAGAATCAGGAGTACAGTCAATCCTTTTCCAGATATGGGCAAACAGGAGAGAAGTCTGGATGGTGAGGAGCGCCTGTGATGGAGTCACCTAAAAACAGCCATAAACCTTATTTCTTGAGGGCTTGTCAAAGCACTGAGATAGGAGTTGCAACCCCAGCACTGTCCTTTCCACAAAGACCCATCCTAGGCACCAttttaaggaaagaaagtaaaaatagaaagaaaagagaatttgaaGAAAAGACGGAATTCTTCCATCACTATCAATATATGTCTGCGTGTGTATGTTGCCTGAAGGGGCCAGCAGGCTTCATGACATTAGGATTATCCAGAACCTCcagaaaatatcacatgtatttcTTCCTGACCTCCACAAACCACTGAAGAAGAAACCAGGGAATGTTTCAGAGCCAACTCTGAGGGTGGCTGATGACACACGACTGCCCCTGAAGGGACCCTCATGAAGATAAACGAGAGTTTCTTTGAGGTCCATGTCTGGGCAAGTGGAGCATGAGGATGAGGAtacctggaggctgagacagggagcctgaggcagaaagGAAGCCTCTCAGCAGCAGTGCTTCTTTGCTGAGCCCTTTAGATCAAGCTTAAAGCTCAGGCGTTTTTGTAAAGCCATGAGAATATTCTGATTTCCACTGAGTGGGTTGAGGTTGTTTTGAAACACAGAATTTGAAACTTGCCCAGCCGAGTTACTAGCTCTACTTGAGTAAACTGCAGGACAATAATTTTTCTCAAACAAGGGTTTAGTTAACTGTTCCTCACCATTCCCCTCACTTCTCCATGATCCTATTCCAGGCCTGGAAGTGGTGTGGAATCAGATCAAGGAGTTCATGTGGTTTCTGGTCTCAAGAAGCATACAATCTGGCCCAGGAGATGAGGCTAAACCACAGGGGAAAACCATGTGGAGACTTGTGTACCATGTCCACCTTGGTTTTCTCTACCTCTAAAGATGGAAAAGCTTGGAAAGAAAAACACCAAACTGATAATGGTCATCCCCTCTGAGAAGAGTAAAAGGGAATCAGGAGAGACAGCAGTCTCAAAGAAGTCTTAGATGTCATCAAGTaatgtttcaattttttcaaGAATCAGAAATGTATGTATTATTTGtgtgtaaataaaaattactttgagATCTATAATTACTTCCATATGTTTTAATCACAAACAAGAAAATCATACCCCATACTGATTTGGGTCTTACTTAAAATCCTTAACAATCATAGTTTGAGAAAAAGGTCCTGATACATAAGGAAAGTCAGTTAAATGTTAACATTCTTTGGCCACTGGGTTTACTATCTTCTTCTAAGAAAGACACAAGGGATGAGAATGTTctgcttttttccattttctgatcAAGAAAAGCTTGACTGAGCTGACCAAGAACATGTCAAGGATCTGAGAGTCCCCCGCCATGCCCCAGTTCATTCAGTTACATCCCTTCCTAATTGCGAACATGTTTAGGGGAGCCTGCATTTCTGTAATTACTGGCCCCAGTGTACTTTTAAAAGCCTCATTCAGTGGAACAAATTCTTTGCATTTAATCATGCTGAACCTCATAATAAACATAACAACTGGGATTTGCACAGTGCTTTTCTTCAGATCAGCTTAAAACACATTATAATCCGGTGCTTCCCTGAGCCACACTGTATCCTTATGACACATCCAAGAAATGGTGACCACTAGATCCCActgctgaggttcagagagatttGGTAAGATACCTGAGGTTGCAGAGCGGGCAAAGTCCAAATGTGCACTCAGGATAGCCACCCCCAGCAGTGACTCCTCCAATCACCAAGCTTCTCCTACAGACACTTGATGCCTTCAAATGACTCTGGCAGTCTCCTCTTATCTGTAATCATGGCTGTGGACACTTTCCAGGAAACTCCTCCCAGGCAGTGTCAAGACAAACCTTGACGCTGAGGGGCAAAGACCACGTCACCAGAAGAGTGTCTCCACAGAAGTCATTCTGTCACCATTGCGCATGGACTCTGGGTCAGAAAATGTCCTGTTCGTACAGGCAGTGTGGGTGGTAAAGCATGGGCCCTGGCACCAAGCAGGCCTCCCCACTGTGTGACTATGGCAGGCTATCGCCTGGTATCGACACACAGTAAGCGTCCCTTTCCCTTCTCATTAGCAAGAACTGGATGTATTCATTTTCAATCTACTTGGCTTTTATTTTCCCTGATAGAAACTAATAAATTTTTAggtaaaagaatgaaagagaagatcAAACTGAATGGAGACTTCAGGTCTGGAACGAATTGGGTGGGAGTAGAGAGGTGGAAGAGACAGAGGTAAGAAAAGGCACACAAAGAAAGGGAcaatgagaaacagaaagagattgAAATTTTGAAAGGGGAGGAAgacaaaagaaag includes:
- the TCHHL1 gene encoding trichohyalin-like protein 1, with protein sequence MPRLLRNVLCVIETFHKYASEDSNGATLTSRELKQLLQREFGDFFQPCVLHAVEKNSNLLNIDSNGIISFDEFVLAIFNLLNLCCHDVQSLLSSELRQVTKPEKEKPDDVDLQATTRDGQWTAGTSPTQEERMLPSGMASSSQLIPEESGAAGNNRVDPWREAKTHNFLGEASEHNDPKNQHLEGDEQSQEVAQDIQTTEDNEGQLKTNKPTAGSKQTSSPTKRKGQDKEISREGDEPAREQSVSKIRDQFGEQEGNLGTQSSPSKEATQRPSEDQEVRTEKQKHSNTQEPPLQGEGEPSSEHADLPEQAAARTPSQTQKSTDPKDVCRTFDTQESRKDADQTPAETKNLGEPEDYCRTSETQEKECETKGLPVQYGSRNGSETSDMRDERKERRGPEAHGTAGQKERDRKTRPLVLETQTQDGKYQELQGLSKSKDAEKGSETQYLSSEGGDQTHPELEGTAVSGEEAEHTKEGTAEAFVNSKNAPAAERTVGARERTQDLAPLEKQSAGENTRVTKTHDKPVEEEDSYQGEDPESPFTQSDEGSSEIPNSLASEEGNSSSETGELPVQGDSQSQGDPRGESAQGGDNNNSDTQRQGTPGEKNRALEAVVPAVRGEDVQLTEDQEQSARGERKNQGPGTKGPGAAVEPSGHPEAQESTAGDENRKSLEIELTGALDEDFTDQLSLMQLPGKGNSRNELKVQGPSSKEEKGRTTEAQNTLLKSLGEDNSASLKIQLETKKPVTSEEEDESPQELTGEGGDQKSPAKKEDNSSIPWPSLEKQMQRDQEPCSVERGAVHSSPLYQYLQEKILQQTNVTQEEHQKQIQIAQASGPELCSASLNSEISDCSVFFNYSQASQPYTRGLPLDESPAGAQETPAPQALEDKQGHPQRERLVPQREASTTKQ